In a single window of the Brachionichthys hirsutus isolate HB-005 chromosome 18, CSIRO-AGI_Bhir_v1, whole genome shotgun sequence genome:
- the ktn1 gene encoding kinectin, with protein MAMDIYDSQYLLILAPSLVIALMFLFFWLFMKETSYDEVLAKQKRDLKLPPARPETRKKSEKKRSKKKDGASGGGGGAGGESEEDLREFDLADVANSSPPVTEAELAPVAEPSPAPIIPTSYEPVSGSPEAPAGLRERKKKEKKAAKAAAAAAAAASAVAPAPAPAPAPAPAPAAAAAPSFGEPQVNGSKLASKTETLQLEVPVLVQAAQTQVLAQTPPTVSGKKKERKKHKAEAAGDQQPEIKAEKAPAPVKKEAPIVAEPRVLDGAAPPVTSGKKKNSAKKQKAEHPVEEVHVVADSAASANHQAAPSNDVPSKGSGKKHKNETDKENTEVKVKLKALLSGLSRLSLSEAEAISVMALLREKNPRALDAWQKSAFRPDPAAQERERLLTTLQEEASIAKDKVKQLSQELQVEKQKTGRVESVMREQRAAMEKELGGMQAKAQGSYQELQTMQIKFQQVREQLESQITRLKQENGILRDAVSSATNQMEIKNSAELNKLRSEYAVLMKELADGNAKMQQEEHQRKSLEVNYKQNVSQLEAQLQEAKRRWEELQNFLHSVNAEREKLQASKQELHGQLLAAETEMNNNNKEIQTLHSSLTEAMVSKERLEQRVLELMEMSQNSTPDESLQARAQELANENKSLQVQNERLQVQISSQVSHVSHIEEIQKLLADKELQRKSLEDSLNAERSSGAGRETRMQALHNDNMLFKADIQDLQAQISEQAASQLALDQYQKSVWEKEENMRMVEGLLEKGLIEMSNKDEEIMSLRGENQVLKQQMEAVRREMAKQASCESTVEELQRAMREKDVRLKSVAESLQAAQDRCSVWEKTAEVLEQRLAALQAEMEQLRQKETPEELTRFDTQLQQLQAQLAAKEHEVQMLQAELEMRAKQLSETMEQLQQQRSQAAVQSSELLSAMSEKGKRVVDLQGELAELKDSLEHHRKKNNELREKNWSAMEALSATESVLQGKLSKAVKDNETALALSRAECREVLHRLLPNVPLPSEQNHLEWLRRFEVAVAESSAAQSAPASGDFEVLTEKLREAEETQKILQKDCETYKKVLTETEGILQRLQNSVEQEESCWKVKLEQSQGELKEMSLKVTALEQEIETLTEGQDLENLRLEKQHLESELERAERESATYVTEVRELKDLLTELQTRFGGSYSEAVRQNEELNLLKTQLTETLSKLQTEENERQTVARDLYKAQQSLDLIQGELSKADKPDGLIENSSLTSQTAGVWAWDEIDSKEKMTAGLNQMVAELQQLLQAVSQQLTKGQEVEADADLPKV; from the exons ATGGCAATGGATATCTATGACTCTCAGTACCTCCTCATCCTGGCCCCCTCCCTGGTCATTGCCCTcatgttcctcttcttctggcTCTTCATGAAGGAAACTTCATACGATGAGGTGTTGGCGAAGCAGAAACGTGACCTCAAGCTGCCGCCCGCCAGGCCGGAAACCCGTAAGAAGAGtgaaaagaagaggagcaaGAAGAAGGACGGCGCCAGCGGAGGAGGCGGTGGAGCGGGAGGGGAGTCAGAAGAGGATCTCCGGGAATTTGATTTGGCCGATGTTGCCAACAGCTCACCTCCAGTGACGGAGGCGGAACTCGCGCCGGTGGCTGAACCGAGTCCTGCTCCGATAATACCTACATCCTACGAGCCTGTTTCAGGCTCACCTGAAGCTCCTGCTGGtctgagggagaggaagaaaaaggagaagaaggcTGCCAaggccgctgctgctgcagcagccgccGCCTCTGCCgttgcccctgcccctgcccctgctcctgctcctgctcctgccccCGCCGCTGCAGCAGCGCCCTCCTTTGGGGAACCACAAGTGAATGGCTCAAAGCTAGCAAGTAAGACGGAGACGCTTCAGCTTGAGGTTCCGGTCCTAGTCCAAGCTGCTCAGACTCAAGTCCTGGCCCAAACGCCTCCAACAGTCTctgggaagaagaaggagaggaagaaacatAAAGCCGAGGCTG CAGGTGACCAGCAGCCAGAGATCAAGGCTGAGAAGGCTCCAGCTCCAGTCAAGAAAGAGGCTCCCATTGTGGCAGAGCCCAGAGTCCTGGATGGAGCAGCCCCGCCTGTTACCAGCGGCAAGAAGAAGAACTCTGCCAAGAAACAGAAGGCTGAGC ATCCAGTAGAGGAAGTTCATGTTGTGGCAGATTCAGCGGCTTCTGCCAACCACCAGGCGGCCCCCAGTAATGATGTCCCATCCAAAGGGAGTGGAAAGAAACACAAGAATGAGACTGACAAGG AGAACACCGAGGTGAAGGTGAAGCTGAAAGCTCTACTCTCTGGACTGTCCAGGCTGAGCCTGTCGGAGGCCGAGGCCATCAGTGTGATGGCTCTCCTCCGTGAGAAGAACCCTCGTGCCTTGGACGCCTGGCAGAAA TCTGCGTTTAGGCCCGATCCAGCTGCACAGGAACGAGAGAGACTTCTCACaactctgcaggaggaggcctccATTGCCAAAGACAAAGTGAAACAGCTCAGCCAG GAGCTCCAGGTTGAGAAGCAGAAGACCGGCCGGGTGGAGTCTGTGATGAGAGAGCAACGTGCGGCCATGGAGAAAGAACTGGGCGGCATGCAAGCCAAAGCACAGGGAAGCTACCAGGAGCTACAGACCATGCAAATAAAG TTCCAACAGGTGAGGGAGCAGCTGGAAAGCCAGATCACTCGACTCAAGCAGGAGAACGGCATCCTCAGGGACGCAGTCAGCTCCGCCACCAACCAGATGGAGATCAA GAATTCAGCCGAGCTGAACAAGCTGCGTTCAGAGTATGCCGTGCTGATGAAAGAGCTGGCGGACGGCAACGCCAagatgcagcaggaggagcaccAGAGGAAGTCGCTGGAGGTCAACTACAAGCAAAATGTGTCCCAGCTGGAG GCCCAACTGCAGGAGGCGAAACGCCGCTGGGAAGAGCTGCAGAACTTTCTCCACAGTGttaatgcagagagagagaaacttcAGGCTTCAAAACAAG AGCTCCACGGCCAGCTGCTGGCAGCAGAGACGgagatgaacaacaacaacaaagagatcCAGACTCTCCACAGCAGCCTGACCGAAGCCATGGTCTCCAAGGAGCGGCTGGAGCAGAGGGTTCTTGAGCTCATGGAAATGTCTCAGAACAGCACACCCGATGAGTCGCTGCAGGCCCGGGCTCAG GAACTGGCGAATGAGAACAAAAGTCTGCAGGTCCAGAATGAGAGGTTGCAGGTCCAGATCTCTTCTCAG gTCTCTCATGTTTCCCACATTGAGGAGATACAGAAGct ATTGGCCGATaaggagctgcagaggaaaagtCTGGAGGATTCTCTCAATGCCGAGAGGAGCAGTGGGGCCGGTCGAGAAACTAGAATGCAG GCCTTGCACAATGACAACATGCTATTTAAGGCAGACATTCAGGATCTGCAGGCACAGATTTCTGAGCAG GCCGCCTCCCAACTGGCTTTGGATCAATACCAGAAGAG CGTCTGGGAGAAGGAAGAGAACATGAGAATGGTTGAGGGCCTGTTGGAGAAGGGGCTGATTGAGATGTCCAACAAGGATGAAGAGATCAtg AGTTTAAGAGGAGAGAATCAGGTGCTAAAACAACAGATGGAGGCTGTTAGGAGAGAGATGGCGAAGCAG GCGTCATGCGAGTCGACAGTGGAAGAGCTCCAGAGAGC GATGCGAGAGAAGGACGTGAGGCTCAAGTCGGTGGCGGAGAGCCTGCAGGCAGCACAGGACCGCTGCTCGGTCTGGGAGAAGACGGCGGAG GTTCTCGAGCAACGTTTGGCTGCCCTGCAGGCGGAGATGGAGCAGCTGAGACAGAAGGAGACGCCAGAGGAGCTGACCAGATTCGATACCCAGCTCCAACAACTGCAAGCTCA GTTGGCTGCGAAGGAGCACGAGGTCCAAATGCTGCAGGCGGAGCTGGAGATGAGGGCTAAGCAGCTGAGTGAGACgatggagcagctgcagcaacag CGAAGCCAGGCAGCAGTGCAAAGCTCAGAGCTCCTGTCAGC GATGTCAGAGAAAGGGAAGCGTGTCGTGGATCTGCAGGGTGAGCTGGCTGAGCTGAAGGACTCCCTGGAGCATCATAGGAAGAAGAACAAT GAGCTTCGGGAGAAAAACTGGAGTGCAATGGAAGCTCTGTCAGCCACCGAGTCCGTGCTTCAAGGGAAACTCAGCAAAGCCGTCAAG GATAACGAGACAGCCCTGGCGTTGTCTCGGGCTGAGTGTCGAGAGGTTTTACACAGACTTCTGCCCAATGTGCCTCTGCCCAGCGAACAG AACCATCTTGAGTGGCTCCGCAGATTTGAGGTGGCGGTAGCTGAAAGCTCAGCTGCACAATCGGCCCCTGCATCAGGGGACTTTGAG GTGCTGACTGAGAAGCTGAGGGAAGCTGAGGAAACCCAAAAGATTCTCCAGAAAGACTGCGAGACGTACAAGAAGGTTTTGACAGAAACG GAGGGCATCCTGCAGCGCCTCCAGAACAGCGTGGAACAGGAGGAGTCTTGCTGGAAGGTGAAGCTGGAGCAATCGCAGGGAGAGCTGAAAGAG ATGAGTTTAAAGGTCACCGCTCTGGAGCAAGAGATCGAGACACTAACTGAGGGACAGGACTTGGAAAAC TTGAGACTAGAAAAGCAGCACCTGGAGTCTGAATTGGAGCGGGCGGAGCGTGAGAGCGCCACCTACGTGACGGAGGTCAGAGAG CTCAAAGATCTCTTGACTGAATTGCAGACCAGGTTTGGTGGCTCTTATTCAGAGGCTGTCAGACAGAATGAGGAGCTGAATTTG
- the msh4 gene encoding mutS protein homolog 4 has translation MFSSTEEVTTGETHPKSEQTWGSSPTDRSRANGVTSYGQASSSSGSSRHSVDVGSTSSSHDPSIPRREPGQLPHSLQLGRAANPPFLPSTSDSSPLCSHGGTPTLRRTRGSVRVAHPARTPLTDHTATSCSSSTTTSGASVIVALVEGRGLARGEIGMASFNLKCPELVLSQFADTGAYAKVITKIHILVPLEILMPDTASEKGKGTKLFNLITENFQGVAFTAVQRKYFNERKGLEYIQQLCTPEFGTVLMEVQAKYYCLAAAAALLKYLEFIQNSVYAHKSLRVVFKGSEQTAMIDSASASNLELVVNNRDHRSEHSLLGVLNHTKTPGGTRRLRSNILEPLVDVDTISIRLDTIQELLQEEQLFFGLQNAISHFLDTDQLLSVLIQIPKQETVQVAEAKITHVIQLKHTLDLVPRLRMVLKSCSTALLKAYSSSLEDNRFDMILEQIKTVINDDTTYLKGSLNMRTQKCYAVRPNINEFLDIARRAYTEIVDDIAGLVNQMGEKYGLPLRTSFSTARGFFIQMKLEAAVLTEDKLPSECIKITRQKNNYGFTTVDLMKMNDRCDEALREIFHMSYVVISQLLSTIHEHIHCLYKLSDAVSMLDMLLSLAYACTISDYVRPEFTDTLAIKQGRHPILERMVGHQPVSNNSYVSEGSNFVIITGPNMSGKSTYLKQVALCQIMAQIGSYVPADYASFRVADQIFTRIGVDDDFETSSSTFMMEMKEVSYIIHNVSDRSLIIIDELGRGTSAEEGIGICHSVCEFLLSLKAFTLFATHFLELCQLESLYPNVENQHMGVQHRRSGDTGTESVVYTYLLNRGCSEERHYGLKAAEMTALPSNIIQEAKAIASKVNQQLLAKHCSDPETQRQRALYRLATRLLQTARNSRLDPDSLRMYLKGLKKQFEAELQAASIDTEE, from the exons ATgttcagcagcacagaggaggtGACAACCGGCGAAACCCACCCAAAAAGTGAACAGACGTGGGGCTCGTCCCCGACGGACCGCAGCAGAGCAAATGGCGTAACCTCATACGGGCaagcttcttcctcctctggttCGTCCCGCCACAGCGTGGATGTCGGCAGTACGAGCTCCAGCCATGACCCCTCCATACCGCGAAGGGAACCAG GTCAGCTTCCTCACAGCTTGCAGCTCGGCAGGGCAGCAAACCCGCCATTCCTTCCATCGACCTCGGACAGCTCCCCCCTCTGCAGCCATGGGGGAACACCGACGCTCAGGAGGACTCGTGGATCCGTCAGGGTCGCGCACCCTGCTCGGACACCCCTGACGGATCACACTG CGACGAGTTGCTCCTCTTCAACCACGACCTCTGGCGCCTCTGTGATCGTGGCACTGGTTGAAGGTCGCGGTTTGGCCCGGGGAGAGATCGGCAtggccagtttcaacttgaaaTGCCCGGAGCTTGTTCTGTCTCAGTTCGCAGACACTGGCGCATATGCCAAG GTCATAACCAAGATTCACATCTTGGTGCCACTGGAAATCCTGATGCCGGACACAGCCAGTGAGAAAGGGAAAGGAACGAAGCTGTTCAACCTCATTACGGAGAACTTTCAG ggaGTAGCTTTTactgctgtccaaaggaagtattttaatgaaagaaaaggacTGGAGTACATTCAGCAGCTGTGCACTCCAGAATTTGGCACTGTCCTCATGGAAGTACAAGCTAA GTATTACTGCCTTGCAGCAGCGGCTGCTTTGTTGAAATACTTAGAGTTCATCCAGAACTCGGTCTACGCTCACAAATCTCTCAGAGTGGTCTTCAAAGGCAGCGAGCAGACGGCGATGATTGACTCGGCGTCTGCATCTAACTTGGAGTTGGTGGTCAATAATAGAGACCACAG GAGCGAACACAGCCTGTTGGGGGTACTGAACCACACTAAAACACCCGGTGGAACTCGGAGGCTGCGCTCCAACATTCTGGAGCCTCTGGTTGACGTGGACACCATCAGCATACGCTTGGACACCATAcaagagctgctgcaggaagagcaGCTCTTCTTTGGCCTGCAGAACG CGATCAGTCATTTCCTTGATACGgaccagctgctctctgtgctCATCCAAATCCCAAAGCAGGAAACG GTTCAGGTTGCTGAAGCAAAGATTACACATGTAATTCAGCTGAAGCACACGCTGGATCTTGTGCCACGCTTAAGG ATGGTGTTGAAGAGCTGCAGCACGGCTCTGCTCAAGGCATACAGCAGCTCACTGGAGGACAACAG GTTTGACATGATCCTAGAACAGATCAAGACGGTGATTAACGATGACACCACCTACCTGAAGGGGAGCCTCAACATGCGCACCCAGAAATGCTACGCTGTCCGACCCAACATCAACGAGTTCCTCGACATCGCCCGCCGGGCTTACACTGAGATTGTAGATGACATTGCAG GGTTAGTGAACCAAATGGGGGAGAAATACGGTCTGCCGTTGCGGACCAGCTTTAGCACAGCTCGAGGGTTCTTCATCCAGATGAAGCTTGAAGCGGCGGTTTTGACTGAAGATAAACTTCCCTCCGAGTGTATTAAG ATAACAAGGCAGAAGAACAATTATGGCTTCACTACTGTGGActtgatgaagatgaatgacCGCTGTGATGAAGCCCTGAGGGAGATCTTTCACATGTCCTATGT AGTGATCAGCCAACTCCTGAGCACCATCCATGAGCACATTCACTGCCTGTACAAGCTCTCTGATGCTGTGTCCATGCTGGATATGTTGCTGTCGCTTGCCTATGCATGCACCATCTCAGACTACG TGCGTCCAGAGTTCACAGACACACTAGCCATCAAGCAGGGGCGTCACCCCATCCTGGAGCGAATGGTCGGACATCAGCCGGTATCGAACAACAGCTACGTCTCTGAAGGCAGCAACTTCGTCATTATCACCGGTCCCAACATGAGTGGCAAATCCACCTACCTCAAACAGGTGGCGCTGTGTCAGATCATGGCTCAAATAG GTTCTTATGTCCCTGCGGACTATGCCTCGTTTCGTGTTGCTGATCAGATCTTCACCAGAATCGGCGTCGATGACGATTTTGAAACGAGCTCGTCTACGTTCATGATGGAAATGAAAGAG GTCTCTTACATAATCCACAATGTCAGCGACAGGTCCCTGATCATCATAGATGAGCTGGGTCGTGGTACCAGTGCCGAGGAGGGCATTGGGATCTGTCACTCTGTTTGCGAGTTCCTCCTTAGCCTCAAG GCTTTCACCTTGTTTGCCACACACTTTCTCGAGCTGTGCCAATTAGAATCTCTGTATCCCAACGTGGAGAACCAACACATGGGGGTTCAGCACAGACGCAGCGGTGACACCGGCACCGAGAGTGTGGTGTACACATACCTGCTGAACCGAGGGTGCTCCGAGGAAAGACATTACG GACTGAAAGCTGCAGAAATGACTGCACTTCCTTCAAACATAATCCAAGAGGCAAAGGCAATCGCCTCAAAAGTGAACCAGCAACTTCTG GCCAAACATTGCAGCGATCCAGaaacacagaggcagagagCTCTGTACCGCCTGGCCACCCGGCTGCTGCAGACAGCGAGGAACTCGAGACTGGACCCCGACAGCTTGCGGATGTATCTCAAAGGCCTGAAGAAGCAGTTTGAGGCAGAGCTGCAGGCGGCGTCCATCGACACAGAGGAATGA
- the vcpkmt gene encoding protein N-lysine methyltransferase METTL21D: MAADAHERYYFVREIEKNDGCALKVKQCYLGDVGCVVWDAAIVLAKYLETKYFYDPPSGVNLWAGSRVLELGAGTGAVGLMAATLGAQVTVTDLEDLQTLMRMNIQDNRSLISRGSISAKVLKWGDDVPDFTPPLHYVLMADCIYYEQSVVPLAESLKMLCGPDTCIICCYEQRTEGTNPQVERQFFELLQQNFSCEEIPSDKQDSEFCSPDIRILHIRRKA, from the exons ATGGCGGCTGACGCGCATGAAAGGTACTATTTTGTGAGAGAAATTGAGAAAAATGACGGCTGTGCGTTAAAAGTGAAGCAGTGCTATCTCGGAGACGTCGGCTGCGTGGTCTGGGATGCAGCCATCGTTCTTGCAAAATATTTAGAGACGAAATATTTTTATGATCCGCCCTCAGGGGTGAACCTCTGGGCCGGCAGCAGAGTGTTGGAACTCGGAGCTGGAACTGGAGCAGTTGGTCTAATGGCAGCAACACTGGG AGCTCAAGTTACTGTGACAGATCTCGAAGATCTGCAGACCCTGATGAGGATGAACATCCAGGACAACCGGTCACTTATCAGTCGTGGATCGATTAGTGCAAAGGTACTGAAATG GGGCGACGACGTGCCTGACTTCACGCCTCCTCTGCATTATGTCCTCATGGCAGATTGCATCTATTACGAGCAG TCTGTTGTTCCACTGGCGGAGAGCTTAAAGATGCTCTGTGGACCAGACACCTGCATTATTTGCTGCTATGAGCAGCGCACAGAGGGCACCAACCCACAAGTGGAAAGGCAGTTTTTTGAG TTGCTGCAACAAAACTTCAGCTGTGAGGAGATTCCGTCAGATAAGCAAGATTCAGAGTTTTGTAGTCCAGACATCCGCATCCTGCACATCAGAAGAAAAGCTTGA
- the arf6b gene encoding ADP-ribosylation factor 6b, which translates to MGKMLSKIFGNKEMRILMLGLDAAGKTTILYKLKLGQSVTTIPTVGFNVETVTYKNVKFNVWDVGGQDKIRPLWRHYYTGTQGLIFVVDCADRDRIDEARQELHRIINDREMRDAIILIFANKQDLPDAMKPHEIQEKLGLTRIRDRNWYVQPSCATTGDGLYEGLTWLTSNYKS; encoded by the coding sequence ATGGGGAAAATGCTTTCAAAGATATTCGGCAACAAAGAGATGAGAATATTAATGCTTGGACTCGATGCTGCCGGAAAGACGACAATCCTTTACAAGCTGAAGCTCGGACAGTCTGTCACCACGATCCCCACGGTCGGCTTCAACGTGGAGACCGTCACCTACAAAAACGTCAAGTTCAACGTGTGGGACGTTGGAGGCCAAGATAAGATCCGTCCTCTGTGGCGACACTACTACACGGGCACCCAAGGGCTGATTTTCGTGGTGGATTGCGCGGACAGGGATCGCATCGACGAGGCGAGGCAGGAACTTCACCGCATCATCAATGACCGAGAGATGAGGGACGCCATCATCTTGATATTCGCCAATAAGCAAGACCTTCCTGATGCAATGAAGCCGCATGAAATACAGGAGAAGCTCGGGTTGACGCGGATCAGGGACAGGAATTGGTACGTTCAGCCCTCCTGTGCGACCACTGGCGACGGACTGTACGAAGGCTTGACGTGGCTAACCTCAAATTACAAATCTTAA
- the aspg gene encoding 60 kDa lysophospholipase — protein sequence MADFNLTSLARALSQPQLDVTELMADSCPPRTLPLQLPRRRKLSSCNSSESLELLASPAAAEARVLVINTGGTIGMTLHDNVLAPKANAFVQSLRKLPIIHDEKYALQTALYDYYGPESTLVLPKPTPHADRLFHGLSKGKRIIYTVFEYSPLLDSSNMTTEDWGRIGKDIEKNYENFDGFVILHGTDTMAYTASALSFMCEHLGKPVILTGSQVPIYEMRNDGRDNLLGALLIAGQFVIPEVCLYFYNKLYRGNRVTKVDTGSFNAFNSPNLAPLATAEVDIKINWDTVWRANTTAKFQVSTELNRNVGLLRLFPGITAATVRAFLQPPMEGVVLETYGSGNAPDNRPDLLEELKKATDSGVIIMNCTQCLRGTVSASYATGKVLIDAGLIVGGDMTPEAALSKLSYVLAKKDLDLAAKKKMMAENLRGEMSSDLAGAKICLSDSRFIQAIAKSLSISCKEELEAIRDALTAPLACASAKIGDIEALEALREMGSNLCLADYDGRTPLHIAACEGHLSVVRYLLSHGATVYAKDRYGDTPLCNAVQFRHKEVVQLLRKTGAHFSRDKLEELGTELCSLAAVADLEALEIWSIAGADFTKPGYDGQTAIQVAEAVGQNKVVPFLVQLLSSRSRTVFGGLNEFNEIEDGDDDDDDDESIGGVEFSAPTNAQAGSPSSNKSRSEPFPVSHPKSC from the exons ATGGCGGATTTCAATCTGACGTCTCTCGCCCGGGCTTTGTCGCAGCCACAATTAGACGTTACAGAATTGATGGCCGACTCTTGCCCTCCGCGAACTCTTCCGCTGCAACTCCCGAGAAGGAGAAAGTTGTCGAGCTGCAACTCCTCGGAGTCCCTGGAGCTGCTGGCTTCCCCCGCCGCCGCAGAAGCGCGAGTCCTGGTCATCAACACCGGCGGAACCATCGGGATGACGCTCCACGACAACG TTCTCGCCCCGAAAGCCAACGCTTTCGTCCAAAGCCTGCGCAAGTTGCCCATCATCCACGACGAGAAGTACGCCCTGCAGACCGCCCTGTACGACTACTACGGACCCGAGAGCACCCTGGTCCTGCC GAAACCGACGCCCCATGCGGACAGGCTGTTTCACGG gctgAGCAAAGGCAAGAGGATCATCTACACTGTATTCGAGTACAGCCCTTTGCTGGACTCCTCCAATATGACGACGGAAGACTGGGGCCGAATCGGGAAGGACATCGAG AAAAACTACGAAAACTTCGATGGCTTTGTGATCCTTCACGGCACGGACACCATGGCCTACACGGCCTCTGCTCTGTCCTTCATGTGCGAACACCTGGGCAAACCGGTCATTCTCACCGGCTCACAG GTGCCGATCTACGAGATGAGGAATGATGGCAGAGACAACCTGCTGGGGGCGCTGCTGATCGCCGGCCAGTTTGTCATTCCAGAG GTGTGTCTGTATTTCTACAACAAGCTCTACCGAGGGAATCGCGTGACCAAGGTGGATACTGGGAGTTTCAATGCATTCAACTCTCCGAACTTGGCTCCTCTGGCCACCGCTGAAGTCGACATCAAAA TCAACTGGGATACGGTGTGGAGGGCCAACACCACGGCCAAGTTCCAAGTCAGCACGGAGCTGAACCGGAACGTGGGCCTCCTCAGGCTGTTCCCAGGAATCACTGCGGCGACG GTGAGGGCCTTCCTGCAGCCGCCCATGGAAGGCGTTGTCCTGGAGACCTACGGCAGCGGAAACGCCCCTGACAACCGTCCTGACCTgttggaggagctgaagaaagCCACAGACTCTGGTGTCATCATCATGAACTGCACCCAGTGTCTGAGGGGGACCGTGTCGGCATCTTACGCCACTGGCAAG GTGTTGATTGACGCTGGCCTCATAGTGGGTGGAGACATGACTCCAGAGGCTGCGCTGTCAAAGCTGTCCTACGTTCTGGCCAAGAAAGATCTCGACCTAGCTGCCAAGAAAAAG ATGATGGCTGAGAACCTACGAGGGGAAATGAGCTCCGACTTAGCCGGAGCCAAGATTTGTTTGAGCGACAGTCGCTTCATCCAGGCCATCGCCAAGTCTCTGAGCATCAGCTGCAAGGAG GAGCTGGAAGCCATCCGTGATGCGCTGACTGCCCCGCTGGCATGTGCCTCTGCAAAGATTGGAGACATTGAGGCCTTAGAAGCCCTAAGAGAAATG GGCAGCAACTTGTGTCTGGCCGACTACGATGGCCGTACACCCCTGCACATCGCAGCGTGCGAAGGCCACCTGAGCGTGGTGCGGTACCTCCTGAGCCATGGAGCCACGGTCTACGCTAAAGATCGTTACGGAGACACGCCCCTGTGCAACGCTGTACAATTTAG ACACAAGGAAGTTGTGCAGCTGCTGAGGAAGACTGGAGCCCACTTCTCCAGAGACAAGCTGGAAGAATTAGGAACGGAGCTGTGCAG CCTGGCAGCTGTTGCTGATCTGGAGGCCCTGGAAATCTGGAGCATTGCCGGGGCAGATTTCACTAAACCAGGCTATGATGGGCAGACGGCAATCCAAGTG gcCGAGGCTGTTGGTCAGAACAAAGTGGTGCCATTTTTAGTCcagctc